The following are encoded together in the Pseudomonas maumuensis genome:
- a CDS encoding pirin family protein: protein MKKIQGIHRSPNAHWVGDGFPVRSLFTYDHLARHISPFLLLDYAGPHDFAPTTARRGVGQHPHRGFETVTIVYQGELEHRDSTGAGGLIGPGDVQWMTAAGGIIHEEFHSPAFARSGGTLEMVQLWVNLPARDKRAAAGYQTLLANDIPVVTLEGEAGSLRVIAGRYLDQQGPARTFTEMDVWDLRLKAGATLQLPVAAGRNAALVVLRGTLRVNDEREAGAASLVLLERDGDGVRLEALDDVSVLLLSGEPIDEPIVGYGPFVMNSQAEIAESFDDFQAGRFGQMGGTERGVRQ, encoded by the coding sequence ATGAAAAAGATCCAGGGTATCCACCGCAGCCCCAACGCCCACTGGGTGGGCGACGGCTTCCCGGTGCGCAGCCTGTTCACCTACGACCATCTGGCGCGGCATATCAGCCCGTTTCTGCTGCTGGATTATGCCGGCCCGCATGACTTCGCTCCGACCACTGCCCGGCGTGGCGTCGGCCAGCACCCGCACCGCGGTTTCGAGACCGTCACCATCGTCTACCAGGGCGAACTGGAGCACCGCGACTCCACCGGCGCGGGCGGCCTGATCGGCCCGGGCGACGTGCAATGGATGACCGCCGCGGGCGGCATCATCCACGAGGAGTTCCATTCCCCGGCCTTTGCCCGTAGCGGCGGCACGCTGGAGATGGTGCAGCTGTGGGTCAACCTGCCGGCCAGGGACAAGCGCGCCGCAGCGGGCTACCAGACGCTGTTGGCCAACGACATTCCTGTGGTGACGCTGGAAGGCGAGGCGGGCAGCCTGCGGGTGATCGCTGGGCGTTACCTTGACCAGCAGGGGCCGGCACGCACCTTTACCGAGATGGACGTCTGGGATCTGCGCCTGAAGGCGGGTGCCACGCTGCAACTGCCGGTGGCCGCCGGGCGCAATGCCGCGCTGGTGGTGCTGCGCGGCACGCTGCGGGTCAACGATGAGCGCGAAGCCGGTGCGGCCAGCCTGGTATTGCTGGAGCGCGACGGCGACGGTGTGCGCCTCGAGGCGCTGGATGACGTCAGCGTGCTGCTGCTCAGCGGCGAGCCGATCGACGAGCCCATCGTCGGGTATGGCCCGTTCGTGATGAACAGCCAGGCCGAGATCGCCGAATCGTTCGATGATTTCCAGGCCGGGCGGTTTGGGCAGATGGGAGGTACCGAGCGCGGCGTCCGACAATGA
- the pgm gene encoding phosphoglucomutase (alpha-D-glucose-1,6-bisphosphate-dependent), with translation MTLSPLAGKPAPASVLVDIPRLLTAYYTGRPDAAVAAQRVAFGTSGHRGTSFELSFNEYHVLAITQAICLYRQEKGIDGPLFIGADTHALSAPAAASALEVLAANGVQVMLSKDDEYTPTPAVSHAILCYNRGRQQGLADGIVITPSHNPPQSGGFKYNPPNGGPADSDVTKWIEAKANDLLAANLAGVKRMDYQQALAAPTTQRHDYVSSYVADLENVIDFEVIRSANLRLGVDPLGGAGVRYWSAIAERYQLNLEVVNTEVDPTFRFMTVDWDGQIRMDPSSPYAMQGLIGLRERFDVAFACDPDHDRHGIVTADGLLQPNNYLAVAIDYLYRNRPQWRSDAAVGKTVVSSGLIDRVTAGLGRELYEVPVGFKFFAQGLFDGSLGFGGEESAGASFLRKDGSVWATDKDGLIPALLAAEMTARTGRNPSQIYADLTAKLGKPYATRVEAKADARQKALLSKLAPEQVKSTELAGEPIQQILSHAPGNNQAIGGLKVMTANGWFAARPSGTEDIYKIYAESFIDEAHLKRLVAEAQVLVDAAIA, from the coding sequence ATGACGCTCAGTCCTTTGGCAGGCAAGCCGGCTCCGGCCAGCGTGCTGGTCGATATCCCCCGCCTGTTGACCGCTTACTACACCGGCCGTCCCGACGCCGCGGTGGCGGCCCAGCGCGTGGCCTTCGGCACCTCGGGCCACCGCGGCACTTCGTTCGAACTGAGCTTCAACGAATACCACGTGCTGGCGATCACCCAGGCCATTTGCCTGTACCGCCAGGAGAAAGGCATCGACGGCCCGTTGTTCATTGGTGCCGACACCCACGCGTTGTCCGCCCCGGCCGCCGCCAGCGCCCTGGAAGTGCTGGCCGCCAATGGCGTGCAGGTGATGCTGAGCAAGGACGACGAGTACACCCCGACCCCGGCGGTGTCCCATGCCATTCTCTGCTACAACCGTGGCCGCCAGCAGGGCCTGGCCGACGGTATCGTCATCACCCCGTCGCACAACCCACCGCAGAGCGGCGGCTTCAAGTACAACCCGCCCAACGGTGGCCCGGCCGACAGCGACGTGACCAAGTGGATCGAGGCCAAGGCCAACGATCTGCTGGCGGCGAACCTGGCTGGCGTCAAGCGCATGGACTACCAGCAGGCGCTGGCGGCGCCGACCACCCAGCGCCACGACTACGTGAGCAGCTATGTCGCCGACCTGGAAAACGTCATCGACTTCGAGGTGATCCGCAGCGCCAACCTGCGCCTGGGCGTCGACCCGCTGGGCGGCGCTGGCGTGCGCTACTGGTCGGCCATCGCCGAGCGCTACCAGCTGAACCTGGAAGTGGTGAACACCGAGGTCGATCCGACCTTCCGCTTCATGACCGTCGACTGGGACGGGCAGATCCGCATGGACCCATCCTCGCCTTACGCCATGCAGGGCCTGATCGGCCTGCGCGAGCGCTTCGACGTGGCCTTCGCCTGCGACCCGGACCACGACCGTCACGGTATCGTCACCGCCGACGGCCTGCTGCAGCCGAACAACTACCTCGCCGTGGCCATCGACTACCTGTACCGCAACCGCCCGCAATGGCGCAGTGATGCCGCCGTGGGCAAGACCGTGGTTTCCAGCGGCCTGATCGACCGCGTCACCGCGGGCCTGGGCCGTGAGCTGTATGAAGTGCCGGTGGGCTTCAAGTTCTTCGCCCAGGGTCTGTTCGACGGCTCGCTGGGCTTCGGTGGCGAAGAAAGCGCCGGCGCCTCGTTCCTGCGCAAGGACGGCTCGGTCTGGGCCACCGACAAGGACGGCCTGATTCCGGCGCTGCTGGCGGCCGAGATGACCGCCCGCACCGGGCGCAACCCGAGTCAGATCTACGCCGACCTGACCGCCAAACTGGGCAAGCCGTACGCCACTCGCGTCGAGGCCAAGGCCGACGCGCGGCAGAAGGCGCTGCTGAGCAAGCTGGCGCCGGAGCAGGTCAAGTCCACCGAGCTTGCCGGCGAGCCGATCCAGCAGATCCTCAGCCATGCTCCGGGTAACAACCAGGCCATCGGCGGCCTGAAGGTGATGACCGCGAACGGCTGGTTCGCCGCGCGGCCGTCCGGTACCGAGGATATCTACAAGATCTACGCCGAAAGCTTTATCGACGAGGCGCACCTCAAGCGCCTGGTGGCCGAAGCCCAAGTGCTGGTGGACGCGGCGATCGCCTGA
- a CDS encoding ATP-dependent DNA helicase, whose product MSYTVAVRALCEFSAKVGDLDLRFTPSPSAQEGIAGHRRVVAKRGAGYESEVVLEGEYQGLRVRGRADGYDPARNRLEEIKTHRGDLARQPDNHRQLHWAQAKVYAWLLCQARQLPAIDVALVYLDVDSDGQTVISEHYDADDLRRFFEAQCQRFLAWAQAQEQRLTERDRGLQALTFPYPAFRQGQRQLAETLYKAVSTGRCLMAQASTGIGKTLGTLFPLLKAVVPQQLDKLYFLTAKTPGRALALDALRQITQASPQPALRSLELIARDKACEYPQNACHGESCPLARGFYDRLPAAREAAAQVPLLDRASLREVALAHQVCPYYLGQEMARWVDLLVADYNYYFDAHALLFGLAQANQWRTAVLVDEAHNLVERGRQMYSASLDQGQLLALRQGKPAGLGSALDRLNRQWNALYKAQVAPYQASEQLPDAFLRALQQCIGLIQERMNQAPAEVEPKVLEFYFQALQFSRIAELFDEHFLFDISPRNGPRGRRLATLCLRNVVPARLLGPRMSAARSVTLFSATLNPRHFYSDLLGMPADTAWLEVAAPFRAEQLQVRIVSEVSTRYQQRQASLAPIVELIAAQFAGQPGNYLAFFSSFEYLEQVARLLAERYPALPIWCQSPGMDEASREAFLARFVEHGQGVGFAVLGGAFGEGVDLPGTRLIGAFVATLGLPQVNPVNEQFKQRLGRQFGAGFDYAYLYPGVRKVIQAAGRVIRGDHDRGVLVLIDERFAEPRVRQMFPGWWQLA is encoded by the coding sequence ATGAGCTACACCGTGGCCGTGCGCGCCCTGTGCGAATTCAGCGCCAAGGTCGGCGACCTCGACCTGCGCTTCACGCCGTCGCCCAGTGCCCAGGAAGGTATTGCCGGGCACCGCCGGGTGGTGGCCAAGCGCGGCGCCGGCTATGAGTCGGAGGTGGTGCTGGAGGGTGAATACCAAGGCCTGAGGGTGCGCGGCCGTGCCGATGGCTACGACCCGGCACGCAACCGGCTGGAAGAGATCAAGACCCACCGCGGCGACCTCGCCCGCCAGCCTGACAATCACCGCCAACTGCACTGGGCCCAGGCCAAGGTCTACGCCTGGCTGCTGTGCCAGGCGCGGCAATTGCCGGCGATCGACGTGGCGCTGGTCTATCTGGACGTCGACAGCGACGGCCAGACCGTGATCAGTGAGCATTACGACGCCGACGACCTCAGGCGCTTTTTCGAGGCCCAATGCCAACGCTTCCTGGCCTGGGCGCAGGCGCAGGAGCAACGCCTGACCGAACGTGACCGGGGGCTGCAGGCCCTGACCTTTCCTTACCCTGCGTTCCGTCAAGGCCAGCGGCAACTGGCCGAGACCCTGTACAAGGCGGTGAGCACCGGCCGTTGCCTGATGGCCCAGGCCAGCACCGGCATCGGCAAGACCCTCGGCACGCTGTTTCCGCTGCTCAAGGCCGTGGTGCCGCAGCAGTTGGACAAACTCTACTTCCTCACGGCCAAGACCCCGGGGCGTGCCCTGGCCCTCGATGCGCTGCGCCAGATCACCCAGGCGTCGCCGCAACCGGCCTTGCGCAGCCTCGAGCTGATCGCCCGCGACAAGGCCTGCGAGTATCCGCAAAACGCCTGCCATGGCGAGTCCTGCCCCTTGGCGCGAGGTTTCTACGACCGTTTGCCCGCCGCCCGTGAGGCCGCTGCGCAGGTGCCGCTGCTCGACCGTGCCAGCTTGCGCGAGGTAGCGCTGGCGCACCAGGTCTGCCCCTATTACCTGGGGCAGGAGATGGCGCGCTGGGTCGACCTGCTGGTGGCCGACTACAACTACTACTTCGACGCCCATGCGCTGCTGTTCGGCCTGGCCCAGGCCAACCAGTGGCGCACGGCGGTGCTGGTGGACGAGGCGCACAACCTGGTCGAGCGCGGGCGGCAGATGTACAGCGCCAGCCTCGACCAGGGCCAGTTGCTGGCGCTGCGCCAGGGCAAGCCGGCCGGGCTCGGCAGCGCCCTCGACCGGCTGAATCGACAATGGAATGCGTTGTACAAGGCGCAGGTCGCACCGTACCAGGCCAGCGAGCAGTTGCCCGATGCTTTCCTGCGTGCCCTGCAGCAATGCATCGGGCTGATCCAGGAACGCATGAACCAGGCGCCCGCCGAGGTCGAGCCCAAGGTGCTGGAGTTCTACTTCCAGGCCTTGCAGTTCAGCCGTATCGCCGAGTTGTTCGACGAGCACTTCCTGTTCGATATCAGCCCGCGCAACGGCCCCCGTGGGCGGCGCCTGGCCACGTTGTGCCTGCGCAACGTGGTGCCTGCCCGGCTGCTGGGCCCGCGCATGAGCGCGGCGCGCAGCGTCACGCTGTTTTCCGCCACGCTCAATCCTCGGCACTTCTACAGCGACCTGCTGGGCATGCCGGCCGATACTGCCTGGCTGGAGGTCGCCGCGCCGTTTCGCGCCGAGCAGTTGCAGGTGCGCATCGTCAGCGAGGTATCCACCCGCTACCAGCAGCGCCAGGCCTCACTGGCGCCGATCGTCGAGCTGATCGCCGCCCAGTTCGCCGGCCAGCCGGGCAACTACCTGGCCTTCTTCAGCAGCTTCGAGTACCTCGAGCAGGTGGCGCGGCTGCTGGCCGAACGCTATCCGGCGCTACCCATCTGGTGCCAGTCCCCCGGGATGGACGAGGCTAGCCGCGAGGCCTTCCTTGCGCGCTTCGTGGAGCACGGGCAGGGGGTGGGCTTCGCCGTGCTCGGTGGCGCCTTCGGCGAGGGCGTCGACCTGCCGGGCACCCGCCTGATCGGCGCCTTCGTCGCCACCCTCGGCCTGCCCCAGGTCAATCCGGTCAACGAGCAGTTCAAGCAGCGCCTGGGCCGGCAGTTCGGTGCCGGTTTCGACTATGCGTATCTCTATCCGGGGGTGCGCAAGGTGATCCAGGCCGCCGGCCGGGTGATCCGCGGCGACCACGACCGCGGCGTGCTGGTGCTGATCGACGAGCGCTTTGCCGAACCGCGGGTGCGGCAGATGTTCCCCGGCTGGTGGCAGCTTGCGTGA
- a CDS encoding VRR-NUC domain-containing protein, protein MIAHSVDDPLYYLFNFRQVLSWVGRRYADLLDHDEHSFIRVFSELPVPAQALLVRMVMRKGEWFRRDKLDYAEIGDTDAALAPLLVLGWVTADAPLAVEQLWALLRKDELAGLFTGTVPRPRASKADLLEQLQALELEPRPLAQWCPDFPTLILHWSRQPLCDRLRLLFFGNLYQSWSDFVLADLGVFRYEQVAFSADSRALRQRSEVDLAMALHQCAERLEQGAAPAELLAALAGLDHSNPWLVRRRARLLFSIGQQCERAGDWELALQVYADCAHPEARIRQVRVYERSEQWQPALGLAQAMAQAPANALERQALERMLPRLARKLGGPPQPRRRTSAVTLIELELPAAMAALGVEEAVRQHLEQDGGVVHYVENTLFNSLFGLLCWEAIFAPIPGAFFNPFQAGPQDLHDSDFQQRRGVLFDTCLGRLDDGSYRQAIRDCHAAKQGLQSPFVFWQMLDEPLLEQALEHLPPEHLKACFLRLLQDIRANRAGMPDLIQFWPGQGGYRMVEVKAPGDRLQDNQLRWLEFCHVHGLPVAVCHVRWQATPA, encoded by the coding sequence GTGATCGCCCATTCCGTCGACGACCCTTTGTACTACCTGTTTAACTTCCGTCAGGTCCTGAGCTGGGTCGGGCGACGCTACGCCGACCTGTTGGACCATGACGAGCACAGTTTCATCCGGGTGTTCAGCGAGCTGCCGGTGCCCGCGCAGGCGTTGCTGGTGCGCATGGTCATGCGCAAGGGCGAGTGGTTTCGCCGTGACAAGCTCGACTACGCCGAGATCGGCGATACCGACGCGGCCCTGGCGCCGTTGCTGGTATTGGGCTGGGTGACAGCTGACGCACCGTTGGCCGTCGAGCAACTGTGGGCGTTGTTGCGTAAGGACGAGCTGGCCGGGCTTTTCACCGGGACAGTTCCCCGGCCCAGGGCCAGCAAAGCCGACTTGCTGGAACAGTTGCAGGCTCTCGAACTGGAGCCCAGGCCCCTGGCCCAGTGGTGCCCCGATTTCCCGACGCTGATCCTGCACTGGAGCCGACAGCCGTTATGCGACCGCTTGCGCCTGTTGTTCTTTGGCAACCTGTACCAGAGCTGGTCCGACTTCGTGCTCGCCGACCTGGGCGTGTTCCGTTACGAACAGGTGGCGTTCAGCGCCGATTCGCGAGCCTTGCGCCAGCGTAGCGAGGTTGACCTGGCCATGGCCCTGCACCAGTGCGCCGAGCGCCTCGAGCAGGGCGCCGCGCCCGCCGAACTGCTTGCGGCACTCGCGGGCCTGGACCACAGCAACCCCTGGCTGGTCCGACGTCGGGCGCGGCTGCTGTTCAGTATCGGCCAGCAATGCGAGCGCGCTGGCGACTGGGAGCTGGCGTTGCAGGTCTATGCCGACTGTGCCCACCCCGAGGCGCGCATCCGTCAGGTCCGGGTATACGAGCGCAGCGAGCAGTGGCAGCCGGCACTCGGATTGGCCCAGGCCATGGCCCAGGCGCCTGCCAACGCGTTGGAGCGCCAGGCACTGGAGCGCATGCTGCCACGCCTGGCGCGCAAGCTCGGTGGCCCGCCACAACCGCGTCGGCGCACGAGCGCGGTCACGCTCATCGAGCTGGAACTGCCCGCCGCGATGGCGGCACTGGGGGTGGAGGAGGCGGTGCGCCAGCATCTGGAACAGGACGGCGGCGTTGTCCACTACGTCGAGAACACCTTGTTCAACAGCCTGTTCGGCCTGCTGTGCTGGGAGGCGATCTTCGCACCGATACCAGGCGCTTTCTTCAATCCATTCCAGGCCGGGCCGCAAGACCTGCACGACAGCGATTTCCAGCAGCGTCGCGGCGTACTGTTCGACACCTGCCTGGGGCGCCTGGACGATGGCAGCTACCGCCAGGCCATCCGCGACTGCCATGCGGCCAAGCAAGGTCTGCAGTCGCCGTTCGTGTTCTGGCAGATGCTCGACGAGCCACTGCTCGAACAGGCACTCGAGCACTTGCCGCCCGAACATTTGAAAGCCTGCTTCCTGCGTTTGCTGCAGGACATCCGCGCCAACCGCGCCGGCATGCCCGACCTTATCCAGTTCTGGCCGGGGCAGGGCGGCTATCGCATGGTCGAGGTCAAGGCGCCGGGCGACCGCCTGCAGGACAACCAGCTGCGCTGGCTCGAGTTCTGCCACGTCCACGGGCTGCCGGTGGCGGTCTGCCACGTGCGCTGGCAGGCCACGCCGGCATGA
- a CDS encoding zinc-dependent alcohol dehydrogenase family protein, which translates to MSRMIRFHKFGQADVLRCEEQAEPSPATGEVQIRVEAIGISWYDVLWRQNLAPSQARLPAGIGHEMAGVVIAVGEGVDDIAVGDRVASFPATSPNDHPVYGDVIVLPRSAITRYPDVLTPIEASVHYTPLLIAYFAYVDLARAKAGQTALVTDASHCAGPAFVQLGKALGLRVFAATKEPEQREYLLGLGADKVIVTEEQDLLMQIGKYTDGRGVDMVLDGMGGPQMSLLGDVLAPRGSLVLYGLQGGNQTPFPACAAFQKNIQFHVHCIGNFTGKPELGITQDQVALQRALRDINQFTADQLLTPQIIKVYPFEQVVEAHRHMDACPCGGRVVLDMGSQG; encoded by the coding sequence ATGTCCCGCATGATCCGTTTCCACAAGTTCGGCCAGGCCGATGTGCTCCGCTGCGAGGAGCAGGCCGAACCGTCTCCGGCTACCGGCGAAGTGCAGATTCGCGTTGAGGCGATCGGCATCAGTTGGTACGACGTGCTCTGGCGGCAGAACCTGGCGCCCTCTCAGGCGCGGTTGCCGGCGGGCATCGGCCATGAAATGGCCGGCGTGGTCATCGCGGTCGGCGAGGGTGTGGACGATATTGCGGTGGGCGACCGGGTCGCCAGCTTCCCAGCCACCAGCCCCAACGACCACCCGGTGTACGGCGACGTGATCGTGCTGCCGCGCAGCGCCATCACTCGCTACCCGGATGTGCTGACCCCGATCGAGGCCAGCGTGCATTACACCCCGCTGCTGATCGCCTACTTCGCCTATGTCGATCTGGCCCGGGCAAAGGCCGGGCAGACCGCGCTGGTCACCGACGCCAGCCACTGCGCCGGGCCGGCCTTCGTGCAGTTGGGCAAGGCCCTGGGGCTGAGAGTGTTCGCCGCCACCAAGGAGCCGGAGCAGCGTGAATACCTGCTGGGCCTGGGTGCGGATAAGGTGATCGTCACCGAGGAGCAGGATCTGCTGATGCAGATCGGCAAGTACACCGATGGCCGTGGCGTTGACATGGTCCTCGACGGCATGGGCGGCCCGCAGATGTCGCTGCTCGGCGATGTCCTGGCTCCGCGCGGCAGCCTGGTGCTGTATGGCCTGCAAGGCGGCAACCAGACACCGTTCCCGGCCTGCGCGGCGTTCCAGAAGAACATCCAATTTCATGTGCATTGCATCGGTAACTTCACTGGTAAGCCAGAGTTGGGCATCACCCAGGACCAGGTGGCCTTGCAGCGGGCTTTGCGCGATATCAACCAGTTCACCGCTGACCAGCTGCTGACGCCGCAGATCATCAAGGTGTATCCGTTCGAGCAAGTGGTCGAGGCACACCGGCATATGGACGCCTGCCCTTGCGGTGGACGGGTGGTACTGGATATGGGCAGCCAGGGCTGA